The Flavobacteriales bacterium nucleotide sequence ATCGATTCCATATCACTGGTATGTATTTTTTCTTTTGAGGTATGACATTTATCAATAGGTGCACCAATAAAACACCAATCAATCGGTAGATCTGTAACTTGTAAAACACTGCCATCACTTCCTCCAGCATCTTCTACTTCTAATTGAAAGTGAATATTTTCACGTGAGGCTACATTAATTACTTGTTGAACAAAATATTTCCGGGGCACCGATCCATCTCTTAAAGAAATAGCTACACCTTCGCCATGGAATACCCCGTCGGTAACCCAAGTAATGTCAGAGATAAGTGCCTTTTGGATACCGTAATCTCTGTATTGAATTCGAGCTAAATTAGCAACGCTACCACCATCTGTTTCTTCACCACAGGTAAATGAGATTATTCCGCTTTCCAAAGTCTCTGCAACTTTTAATACATTCCATAAGCCAACTCTGTTATCTAAATAAGGGGATGTAATGTATTCATTCTTTAAAGTGAATTCAGGCTTATATGTTAAGCTGGTTCCTCTATCAATCTCACGATTATAGTTATGCGTCAAGCCAGTTCGAGGCTTTTCTGGGTCAATGCAAAGATTACAAGCAATACTCCCTTCGCTATCTGTCGCAATTAAATTATCGTTAGGCGCTCCATCTGCTCCTCCAATTCGAACAAGTCCTTTGTTGTATCTCACTGTAAATCCAGTAGTATCCATATGAGCATAGATAGATACTCTTGGTTTTTTACCAAACACTAGTAGTATACAATCTTGAGTTTCTGAATTATGGATTATTTGAGGCTGTACTTTCCAGTTGGCTTTATTTTGCTCAACATAGCTGATAATATAATTAGTCATGTGAATTTCTTCACCGGATGGGGATTGAACTTTTAATAGTTCTTCTAATAGTTTCATTTACCTAAGATTTGTTTGAAAAAGGTAGCCAATTAGGATTTCGATAGGTAAGTAGTTTATTGTCTTCGATATCTTCAATGCAAAAAGTTGGTAAGTCAATTTTAGGACATTCTATTCCTTTTCCAAATGTCGTGTTGCCAACGATCACTCGAGCTTCGTCCCATAGCCCGCAAGAAATAAAGGATTCTATTAAAGTTTTGCCTCCTTCAATAAAAACAG carries:
- a CDS encoding aminopeptidase encodes the protein MKLLEELLKVQSPSGEEIHMTNYIISYVEQNKANWKVQPQIIHNSETQDCILLVFGKKPRVSIYAHMDTTGFTVRYNKGLVRIGGADGAPNDNLIATDSEGSIACNLCIDPEKPRTGLTHNYNREIDRGTSLTYKPEFTLKNEYITSPYLDNRVGLWNVLKVAETLESGIISFTCGEETDGGSVANLARIQYRDYGIQKALISDITWVTDGVFHGEGVAISLRDGSVPRKYFVQQVINVASRENIHFQLEVEDAGGSDGSVLQVTDLPIDWCFIGAPIDKCHTSKEKIHTSDMESMKDLYSILMKEL